One window of the Candidatus Microbacterium colombiense genome contains the following:
- a CDS encoding PH domain-containing protein, with amino-acid sequence MSEQFPATPGIPATSTSVGGSTELADGEWHRMHPLTPLFKGGLALIIIAGIVIANMRDRVIAWVIDIFSPEAHYGDYAGGDPVDWVLDNNLILIALGAVLGLVLILILIFWFIWRFQQFRITGDHVEVRKGIIFRSHRRAPLDRVQGVNLTRPFPARIIGLAKLEVVGAGNDANVELEYLATARAEGVRAEILRLASGARAARQTALAGASGAASAPATARAQLVGSMNVGVTGLIAGVDMDDVAPESVVKIPAGRLVGSQIISGLLWLVFFGIIFAIALGSAVIGLISDGDGEGGVIILGIALGMGVPFVIAVVGITWAQISKSLRYSIAPTPDGVRITYGLFTTVTETLPPGRIFAVEVSQSILWRPFGWWTIKINRMSGKSAAQQQSGSAQQFNIVLPVGKRADVERVLGLILPDVPAGDIPAIWDNGVLGPIADDPYRTMPRRAWWRRPVSWKRHGFLLTDFGLLLRRGVVWRKLAVFPYARLQGVSLNQGPIDRAQRVSGAQIHTAPGPITGLLSGLEREDALALLDGVSRAAADAASRDTTHRWSEHPVAAPPEPAPTVTPPPAPSAGYPVTQPPPPVGPPAAWPAPPVAPPAPPAAPPAPPMAPPPAPPVAPPAPPVVPPAEG; translated from the coding sequence GTGAGCGAGCAGTTCCCCGCCACCCCCGGCATCCCGGCGACGAGCACGTCCGTCGGAGGCTCGACGGAGCTCGCAGACGGCGAGTGGCATCGGATGCATCCGCTGACCCCCCTGTTCAAGGGCGGGTTGGCGCTGATCATCATCGCCGGCATCGTGATCGCGAACATGCGCGATCGCGTCATCGCCTGGGTCATCGACATCTTCTCCCCGGAGGCCCACTACGGCGACTACGCCGGCGGTGATCCCGTGGACTGGGTACTCGACAACAACCTGATCCTGATCGCCCTCGGCGCGGTGCTGGGGCTGGTGCTGATCCTGATCCTGATCTTCTGGTTCATCTGGCGCTTCCAGCAGTTCCGCATCACGGGCGATCACGTCGAGGTGCGCAAGGGCATCATCTTCCGCTCGCATCGCCGCGCACCGCTGGATCGGGTGCAGGGCGTGAACCTCACTCGTCCGTTCCCCGCGCGCATCATCGGCCTGGCCAAGCTCGAGGTCGTGGGCGCCGGCAACGACGCGAACGTGGAGCTCGAGTACCTCGCGACCGCCCGCGCAGAGGGTGTGCGCGCCGAGATCCTGCGCCTCGCTTCGGGGGCACGCGCGGCGCGGCAGACCGCCTTGGCCGGCGCCTCCGGAGCGGCGTCGGCCCCTGCCACCGCCCGAGCGCAGCTCGTCGGTTCGATGAACGTCGGCGTCACCGGACTGATCGCCGGCGTCGACATGGATGACGTGGCGCCCGAGAGCGTCGTCAAGATCCCCGCCGGCAGGCTCGTCGGTTCGCAGATCATCTCCGGACTGCTCTGGCTGGTGTTCTTCGGCATCATCTTCGCGATCGCCCTGGGGAGCGCCGTCATCGGGCTCATCTCGGACGGCGATGGCGAAGGTGGAGTGATCATCCTGGGCATCGCACTCGGTATGGGGGTGCCGTTCGTGATCGCCGTCGTCGGTATCACGTGGGCGCAGATCTCGAAGTCCCTGAGGTACTCGATCGCGCCGACGCCGGACGGCGTGCGCATCACGTACGGCCTCTTCACGACGGTCACCGAGACTCTGCCACCCGGCCGCATCTTCGCCGTGGAGGTCTCGCAGTCGATCCTGTGGCGGCCGTTCGGCTGGTGGACGATCAAGATCAACCGTATGAGCGGCAAGAGCGCCGCCCAGCAGCAGTCCGGATCCGCGCAGCAGTTCAACATCGTGCTGCCGGTCGGCAAGCGAGCCGATGTGGAGCGGGTGCTCGGTCTGATCCTCCCCGACGTTCCCGCAGGGGACATCCCGGCGATCTGGGACAACGGTGTGCTCGGCCCCATCGCGGATGATCCGTATCGCACCATGCCGCGGCGTGCGTGGTGGCGGCGCCCGGTCTCGTGGAAGCGTCACGGCTTCCTCCTCACCGACTTCGGACTGCTCCTGCGCCGCGGCGTCGTGTGGCGCAAGCTCGCGGTGTTCCCGTATGCCCGCCTGCAGGGTGTCTCCCTGAATCAGGGTCCGATCGATCGCGCACAGCGCGTGTCCGGGGCACAGATCCATACCGCTCCGGGACCGATCACCGGCCTGCTCTCGGGTCTCGAGCGCGAGGATGCGCTGGCACTGCTCGACGGCGTCAGTCGCGCCGCCGCGGACGCCGCGTCGCGAGACACCACCCATCGCTGGAGCGAGCACCCGGTTGCTGCCCCGCCGGAGCCTGCACCGACTGTCACGCCACCGCCTGCACCGTCGGCAGGCTACCCGGTCACGCAGCCTCCGCCGCCCGTCGGCCCGCCCGCCGCCTGGCCTGCGCCGCCGGTGGCTCCGCCTGCGCCGCCCGCTGCGCCTCCTGCTCCGCCTATGGCTCCTCCGCCTGCGCCGCCTGTCGCTCCGCCTGCTCCGCCCGTCGTCCCTCCCGCCGAGGGCTGA
- a CDS encoding DUF2520 domain-containing protein has protein sequence MVRDGRLGVGIIGAGRVGPVIGAALGGAGHAVVGITSGSDDERASAVLPDVPVLEALEVVRRAELIVLAVPHEELPALVSGIAEVGGWQVGQLVLHTDPAYGIDVLRPAAERGAIPLAVHPAITFTGTSIDLRQLPASFAAVTAPAAVLPIAQALAVEMGCEPVVIAEEDRATYADAIQTAADFSRSIIGQSTARLREIGVENPGGYLSALVQSTVERALREASDPPPLV, from the coding sequence ATGGTGCGTGATGGACGCCTGGGCGTCGGCATCATCGGCGCGGGCCGCGTCGGGCCCGTGATCGGTGCTGCCCTCGGGGGCGCAGGCCACGCCGTGGTCGGCATCACCAGCGGCTCCGACGATGAACGTGCGTCGGCGGTGCTCCCGGATGTGCCGGTGCTGGAGGCCCTCGAGGTCGTGCGTCGTGCGGAGTTGATCGTGCTCGCGGTCCCGCATGAAGAGTTGCCCGCTCTCGTGTCGGGCATCGCCGAGGTCGGCGGATGGCAGGTCGGGCAACTGGTGCTGCACACCGACCCCGCCTACGGCATCGATGTGCTCCGCCCGGCCGCCGAGCGCGGCGCGATCCCGCTCGCGGTGCACCCCGCCATCACCTTCACGGGAACCTCGATCGATCTCCGTCAGCTCCCGGCGAGCTTCGCGGCAGTCACGGCTCCGGCGGCCGTGCTCCCGATCGCTCAGGCGCTCGCCGTGGAGATGGGGTGCGAACCGGTGGTCATCGCCGAGGAGGATCGTGCGACCTATGCCGACGCGATCCAGACCGCAGCCGACTTCTCCCGCTCGATCATCGGTCAGTCGACGGCACGACTGCGGGAGATCGGAGTCGAGAACCCGGGCGGTTACCTCTCGGCACTCGTGCAGTCGACCGTCGAGCGGGCGCTGCGCGAGGCCTCCGATCCACCGCCGCTCGTCTGA
- a CDS encoding DUF2207 domain-containing protein, with product MVVTRIARTLAALALTLAGLAAMPTAASAATAPSVSSAHSAHPDGSITADDVDAFSYASWDARYELGLDDEGRPLLHVTETLVARFPDFDQNRGIVRGLPTGYEGARIDTQVLSVTDEDGTDVPYETETDDGVLYILTGTDDYVQGLTTYVIEYSMRDVILAADTGVDEFYWDLLPFDSTQAIEAFRADIVLDASLGDHLTGEARCYSGSSGSTRECPIQGPTTDGDTTVFHVESGERAAGDGVTVAIGFAPGTAVQTSARQPNPVTDTVPAVAAAGALALSIGGWFAVSASTRRRHTADGIIVAQYDVPDSLPPLLAAAIIPGAKDPIPAEIVHLAVRGALRIEEGSEKAQPRLRRMPGARTVDPLDAAALEALFVGADADGVASLPASSESFATRMTSLTQSGKNAAQAQGFTTRARSGLAMTLQWCAIGIVGIGLALALWGVISGRLSAIPAMVAIGFGVVLVLISSFFTFSKHTVLTLEGARRLEYLKGVEEFIRVAEADRLRMLQSYSGAERRQDGSANVILLYERLLPYAMLFGMEDEWGRVLENAYSIEQRGPGWIGDPTSPYLRVQLAAFAVTSHASATYTAPSASSSSSGGGSFGGGFAGGGGGGGFSGGR from the coding sequence ATGGTCGTCACACGGATCGCCCGCACGCTCGCCGCGCTCGCCCTCACGCTCGCCGGTCTCGCCGCGATGCCGACCGCCGCTTCCGCAGCCACCGCACCTTCCGTCTCCTCGGCCCACTCCGCACATCCGGACGGGAGCATCACCGCAGACGATGTCGATGCCTTCTCCTACGCGTCGTGGGATGCCCGATACGAGCTCGGCCTCGACGACGAAGGGCGCCCACTCCTGCACGTGACCGAGACGCTCGTGGCGCGTTTCCCCGACTTCGACCAGAACCGCGGGATCGTCCGGGGCCTGCCCACCGGCTACGAGGGCGCGAGGATCGACACGCAGGTGCTGTCGGTGACCGACGAGGACGGCACCGACGTGCCCTACGAGACCGAGACGGACGATGGTGTCCTCTACATCCTCACGGGCACCGACGACTACGTGCAGGGACTCACGACATATGTCATCGAGTACTCGATGCGCGACGTGATCCTCGCCGCCGACACCGGCGTCGACGAGTTCTATTGGGATCTCCTCCCCTTCGACAGCACGCAGGCGATCGAGGCATTCCGCGCCGACATCGTGCTCGACGCCTCACTCGGAGATCACCTGACCGGCGAGGCGCGGTGCTATTCGGGCTCCTCCGGATCGACGCGGGAGTGCCCGATCCAGGGCCCGACCACCGACGGCGACACCACCGTGTTCCATGTCGAATCCGGCGAGCGCGCGGCCGGCGACGGAGTGACGGTGGCGATCGGTTTCGCACCGGGTACCGCCGTCCAGACCTCCGCCCGTCAGCCCAATCCGGTGACCGACACCGTCCCGGCGGTGGCCGCCGCCGGTGCACTCGCGCTGTCGATCGGCGGATGGTTCGCCGTGTCGGCATCCACCCGCCGCCGGCACACCGCTGACGGCATCATCGTGGCGCAGTACGACGTGCCCGACTCGCTGCCACCGCTCCTCGCCGCCGCGATCATCCCCGGCGCGAAGGATCCGATACCGGCGGAGATCGTGCATCTTGCCGTGCGTGGAGCACTGCGCATCGAAGAAGGCTCCGAGAAGGCACAGCCGCGCCTGCGCCGCATGCCCGGCGCGCGCACCGTCGATCCGCTCGACGCGGCAGCCCTCGAAGCGCTCTTCGTCGGGGCCGACGCCGACGGCGTCGCCTCTCTTCCCGCGTCGAGCGAGTCCTTCGCCACCCGGATGACGTCGCTCACGCAGAGCGGGAAGAATGCGGCGCAGGCGCAGGGGTTCACCACGCGCGCCCGCAGCGGCCTCGCGATGACGCTGCAATGGTGCGCGATCGGCATCGTCGGGATCGGTCTCGCGCTCGCCCTGTGGGGCGTGATCAGCGGCCGGCTCTCGGCGATCCCCGCCATGGTCGCGATCGGGTTCGGCGTCGTCCTCGTGCTGATCTCCAGCTTCTTCACGTTCTCGAAGCACACCGTCCTGACCCTCGAGGGCGCCCGCCGCCTGGAGTATCTGAAGGGCGTGGAGGAGTTCATCCGCGTCGCGGAGGCCGACCGGTTGCGGATGCTGCAGTCGTACTCCGGAGCGGAGCGTCGACAGGACGGTTCCGCGAACGTCATCCTGCTGTACGAGCGCCTGCTGCCGTACGCGATGCTGTTCGGCATGGAAGACGAATGGGGCCGCGTGCTCGAGAACGCCTACTCGATCGAGCAGCGCGGACCGGGCTGGATCGGCGATCCGACATCGCCCTATCTGCGTGTGCAACTCGCGGCCTTCGCGGTGACATCTCACGCCTCGGCCACCTACACCGCTCCCTCGGCGAGCAGCTCGTCCAGCGGCGGCGGTTCGTTCGGAGGCGGTTTCGCCGGCGGCGGAGGCGGCGGCGGTTTCTCCGGCGGTCGCTGA
- the lysS gene encoding lysine--tRNA ligase has translation MTDASAAPEPSPIDPSAGAGDDDIHEQKAVRLAKRERLIEKRADAAGGAFPVAVPVTHTIPALRAEYGELEAGAETGVVVGVAGRVVFSRNTGKLCFATLQAGDGSRIQAMISLANVGEESLADWKEYVDLGDHVFVHGEVISSRRGELSIMADEWTIAAKAILPLPNAYSELSEEGRVRSRYLDLIVREQARTTVRARAAVNASLRATFSSHEYLEVETPMLQVQHGGASARPFVTHSNAFDTELYLRIAPELYLKRAVVGGIERVYEINRNFRNEGADSTHSPEFAMLEAYQAYGDYNQMAGLTQELVQKAAIAVAGSTTVTWADGTEFDLGGEWDRISMYESLSAASGRTVTPHDAVEDLIAFAEASGVDLPPQATHGKLVEELWEHFVKGDLVRPTFVMDFPVDTSPLVREHRSIDGVVEKWDLYIRGFELATGYSELVDPVIQRERFVEQAKLAARGDVEAMPVDEEFLRALEHGMPPSGGMGMGIDRLLMAITGLGIRETILFPLVK, from the coding sequence ATGACTGACGCGTCCGCCGCGCCCGAGCCGTCCCCGATCGACCCCTCCGCGGGCGCCGGTGACGACGACATCCACGAGCAGAAGGCCGTGCGACTCGCCAAGCGCGAGCGCCTGATCGAGAAGCGCGCGGATGCGGCGGGAGGGGCTTTCCCGGTGGCGGTCCCGGTGACGCACACGATCCCGGCGCTGCGTGCCGAGTACGGCGAGCTCGAGGCCGGCGCAGAGACCGGCGTCGTGGTCGGCGTCGCGGGGCGTGTGGTCTTCAGCCGCAACACCGGCAAGCTCTGCTTCGCCACCCTGCAGGCCGGCGACGGCTCGCGCATCCAGGCCATGATCTCGCTGGCGAACGTCGGCGAGGAGTCGCTCGCGGACTGGAAGGAGTACGTCGACCTCGGCGACCACGTCTTCGTGCACGGCGAAGTCATCTCCAGCCGGCGCGGCGAGCTGTCGATCATGGCGGACGAGTGGACGATCGCCGCGAAGGCGATCCTCCCGCTGCCGAATGCGTACTCCGAGCTGAGCGAGGAAGGCCGCGTCCGCAGCCGCTACCTCGACCTGATCGTGCGTGAACAGGCCCGCACCACCGTGCGCGCGCGTGCTGCCGTGAACGCCAGCCTGCGGGCGACGTTCTCGTCGCACGAGTACCTCGAGGTCGAGACCCCGATGCTGCAGGTGCAGCACGGTGGAGCCTCCGCCCGCCCCTTCGTCACGCACTCCAACGCGTTCGACACGGAGCTGTACCTGCGCATCGCACCCGAGCTGTACCTCAAGCGTGCCGTCGTCGGCGGTATCGAACGCGTCTACGAGATCAACCGCAACTTCCGCAACGAGGGTGCCGATTCCACGCACAGCCCCGAGTTCGCGATGCTCGAGGCCTACCAGGCTTATGGCGACTACAACCAGATGGCCGGCCTCACGCAGGAGCTCGTGCAGAAGGCCGCGATCGCCGTCGCCGGCTCGACGACCGTCACGTGGGCCGACGGCACCGAGTTCGATCTCGGCGGTGAATGGGACCGCATCTCGATGTACGAGTCGTTGTCTGCCGCATCGGGTCGCACCGTCACCCCGCACGACGCGGTGGAGGACTTGATCGCCTTCGCCGAGGCCAGCGGCGTGGACCTCCCGCCGCAGGCCACCCACGGCAAGCTCGTGGAGGAGCTCTGGGAGCACTTCGTGAAGGGCGATCTGGTGCGCCCGACCTTTGTCATGGACTTCCCCGTCGACACCTCGCCCCTCGTGCGGGAGCACCGTTCGATCGACGGCGTCGTGGAGAAGTGGGACCTGTACATCCGCGGGTTCGAGCTGGCGACCGGATACTCCGAGCTCGTCGACCCCGTGATCCAGCGCGAACGCTTCGTCGAACAGGCGAAGCTCGCCGCTCGGGGAGACGTCGAGGCCATGCCCGTCGACGAGGAGTTCCTGCGGGCCCTCGAGCACGGCATGCCGCCGTCCGGTGGCATGGGCATGGGCATCGACCGCCTGCTCATGGCGATCACGGGGCTCGGCATCCGCGAGACCATCCTGTTCCCCCTCGTCAAGTAG
- a CDS encoding DUF4192 family protein: MTTVLRASGSAEFLRIVPALAGFTPRRSLVLLPFQGARTCGAMRLDLPSDDTDLDMFADAAVGLISRVDDTDAVAVVVYADDSPEHTGDGLVLPLAVAVDSLLWRAEEAGLRVVDALCVTPKGWSSYLADDPRLGDLDELAQTPDVPGLGDVTGDQLAGAELPHSDLAMKERVARALRDITDVLDHDAIGPLSGRENPAALAAIAALDDIPAFFESLLDEPENLPIFATAALLWCLDRPVFRDVALAQWATGADGGARALDAQLSFARSGRMIPDDLGSVFLGVGPAPDADRLRLALAVVRQTAASAPRASRPGPLTAAAWLSWALGRSSHAGHYLDLVQAIDPDYGLAALLRTMVDAAVLPEWTFSRANAASSGPTT, encoded by the coding sequence ATGACCACCGTCCTCCGCGCCTCAGGCTCCGCTGAATTCCTCCGTATCGTCCCCGCGCTCGCGGGCTTCACCCCGCGACGCAGCCTCGTGCTGCTCCCCTTCCAGGGCGCCCGCACCTGCGGTGCCATGCGTCTCGATCTGCCGTCCGACGACACCGATCTCGACATGTTCGCCGACGCAGCGGTCGGCCTGATCTCCCGGGTCGACGACACCGATGCGGTCGCCGTGGTCGTGTATGCGGATGACTCGCCCGAGCACACCGGCGACGGCCTGGTGCTCCCTCTGGCCGTCGCGGTCGACTCCCTGCTGTGGCGCGCCGAGGAGGCAGGGCTCCGGGTCGTCGACGCGCTGTGCGTGACGCCGAAGGGCTGGTCCAGCTATCTCGCCGACGATCCTCGGCTGGGAGACCTCGACGAGCTCGCCCAGACCCCCGATGTCCCCGGACTCGGCGACGTGACCGGCGATCAGCTCGCCGGCGCCGAGCTGCCGCACTCCGACCTCGCGATGAAGGAGCGCGTCGCCCGGGCGCTGCGGGACATCACCGACGTCCTCGACCATGATGCGATCGGACCCCTGTCGGGCCGGGAGAACCCCGCGGCGCTGGCGGCGATCGCGGCGCTCGACGACATTCCCGCGTTCTTCGAGTCGCTGCTCGATGAGCCCGAGAACCTCCCGATCTTCGCCACGGCGGCTCTGCTCTGGTGCCTGGATCGACCGGTATTCCGCGACGTCGCACTCGCGCAGTGGGCGACGGGCGCCGACGGCGGAGCCCGCGCCCTCGACGCGCAGCTGTCCTTCGCCCGCAGTGGTCGCATGATCCCCGACGACCTCGGGTCGGTGTTCCTGGGCGTCGGGCCTGCTCCCGACGCCGACCGGCTGCGTCTCGCGCTCGCCGTCGTCAGGCAGACCGCCGCCTCGGCGCCCCGCGCCTCACGTCCCGGCCCGCTCACCGCGGCCGCCTGGCTCTCGTGGGCGCTGGGTCGCTCGAGCCACGCCGGACACTACCTCGATCTCGTGCAGGCGATCGATCCGGACTACGGCCTGGCAGCGCTGCTGCGCACGATGGTCGACGCCGCCGTGCTTCCCGAATGGACGTTCAGCCGCGCGAACGCGGCGTCGTCCGGTCCGACTACTTGA
- the cls gene encoding cardiolipin synthase → MTAETWGWWIAAFLLVLDLTIRATAIIIIPRNRRPTAAMAWLLAVFFIPFVGVFLFLLIGNPRLPRARRRKQDQINAYIAETSEHLHFGTLRPHAPDWFGPIVQMNQRLGALPLSGDNGAHLISDYQESLDEMAEAIRTAQDYVHVEFYILQADDSTDNFFRALEEVSARGVEVRVLLDHWANRWKPRYRETVRRLNAMGADWRLMLPVQPLKGRMQRPDLRNHRKLLVVDGTIAFLGSQNVTDSTYNLPKNIKRGLHWVDLMVRIDGPVVLSVNAIFVADWYSETDMVLEEIDIAHAEIGSGDLDCQVVPSGPGFEVENNLRLFLALLYAAKKRIMIISPYFVPDEALLLAVTAAVDRGVNVELFVSEEGDQAMVYHAQRSYYEVLLKAGVRIWMYRKPYILHTKSLTIDDEVAVIGSSNMDMRSFGLNLEVSMLVRGEEFVAEMREVEDKYRSLSRELTLEEWMQQPLRSTILDNLARLTSALQ, encoded by the coding sequence ATGACGGCGGAGACCTGGGGTTGGTGGATCGCCGCCTTCCTGCTCGTGCTCGACCTCACCATCCGTGCCACCGCGATCATCATCATCCCGCGCAACCGGCGTCCCACCGCGGCGATGGCCTGGCTGCTCGCCGTGTTCTTCATCCCGTTCGTCGGTGTCTTCCTCTTCCTGCTGATCGGAAACCCGCGCCTTCCGCGCGCGCGCCGTCGCAAGCAGGACCAGATCAACGCCTATATCGCCGAGACCAGCGAGCACCTGCACTTCGGCACACTGCGCCCGCACGCTCCCGACTGGTTCGGGCCCATCGTGCAGATGAACCAGAGGCTCGGGGCGCTGCCGCTCTCCGGAGACAACGGTGCACATCTCATCTCGGACTACCAGGAATCACTGGACGAGATGGCCGAGGCGATCCGCACGGCACAGGACTACGTGCACGTCGAGTTCTACATCCTGCAGGCCGATGACTCCACCGACAACTTCTTCCGGGCGCTGGAAGAGGTCTCGGCCCGCGGCGTCGAGGTGCGCGTGCTCCTCGATCACTGGGCCAACCGATGGAAGCCGCGCTATCGCGAGACCGTGCGCCGCCTGAACGCGATGGGTGCGGACTGGCGCCTGATGCTGCCGGTGCAGCCTCTCAAGGGCAGGATGCAGCGCCCCGATCTGCGCAATCACCGCAAGCTGCTCGTCGTCGACGGCACGATCGCGTTCCTCGGGTCGCAGAACGTCACCGACTCGACCTACAACCTTCCGAAGAACATCAAGCGCGGCCTGCACTGGGTCGATCTGATGGTGCGCATCGATGGTCCCGTCGTGTTGAGCGTGAATGCGATCTTCGTCGCCGACTGGTACAGCGAGACCGACATGGTGCTCGAGGAGATCGATATCGCGCACGCCGAGATCGGTTCGGGTGACCTCGACTGTCAGGTCGTGCCGTCAGGCCCCGGGTTCGAGGTCGAGAACAACCTGCGCCTCTTCCTCGCGCTGCTGTACGCGGCGAAGAAGCGGATCATGATCATCAGTCCGTACTTCGTGCCCGATGAGGCGTTGCTGCTGGCGGTCACCGCCGCCGTCGACCGCGGCGTCAACGTCGAGCTCTTCGTCTCGGAAGAGGGCGACCAGGCCATGGTCTATCACGCCCAGCGCAGCTACTACGAGGTGCTGCTCAAGGCGGGCGTGCGCATCTGGATGTACCGCAAGCCCTACATCCTGCACACGAAGAGCCTGACGATCGACGATGAGGTCGCCGTCATCGGATCCAGCAACATGGACATGCGTTCGTTCGGTCTCAACCTCGAGGTGTCGATGCTGGTGCGTGGCGAGGAGTTCGTCGCCGAGATGCGCGAGGTCGAAGACAAGTACCGCTCCCTCAGCCGCGAGCTCACGCTGGAGGAGTGGATGCAGCAGCCGCTGCGCTCCACGATCCTCGACAACCTCGCCCGCCTCACCTCGGCCCTGCAGTAG
- a CDS encoding extracellular solute-binding protein, protein MQHTKRAVATGVALLSAIALAGCAPSTGSDGSADAAACTPADGKVTLEFTSWIPGIEDVVAMWNDENPDIQVKVQTGPNGNSGTYQSFFSQLKAGNAPDLGQIEYDALSSFRVQDGLADLSACEDVVAAEDDFIPWTWGQVTLGSDEGVYGIPQDSGPMALFYRSDLFEANGIDVPTTWEEYKAAAVKIRAAGGYITNFSTADINQFAGFVWQNNGGWFQNDGKEWTVDLTGDATTQVADYWQELLDEDLVSTYPAWTEEWNNAYNSGEVWSWNSAVWGANSIASGAPDTAGKWSVAASPQWEKGGTSAGNWGGSSVAVFKGSDHLYEASKFALWLNTSDEALTALNKSANIYPATTDGLNLASLKEGVDFYGGQAIYDVFAEAASQVNPDFVWGPTMTQTYADVSDGFQKAVTGQGTLLDSLKSAQDSTISTLEAQAIPVAK, encoded by the coding sequence ATGCAGCACACGAAGAGGGCAGTCGCCACCGGCGTCGCACTGCTCAGCGCCATCGCGCTGGCGGGATGCGCCCCGAGCACCGGGTCGGACGGAAGCGCCGACGCCGCCGCCTGCACCCCGGCAGACGGAAAGGTCACGCTCGAGTTCACGTCGTGGATCCCGGGCATCGAGGATGTCGTCGCGATGTGGAACGACGAGAACCCCGACATCCAGGTCAAGGTGCAGACGGGCCCGAACGGGAACTCCGGCACGTACCAGAGCTTCTTCAGCCAGCTGAAGGCCGGCAACGCCCCTGACCTCGGACAGATCGAGTACGACGCGCTGTCGAGCTTCCGCGTGCAGGACGGCCTGGCCGACCTTTCCGCGTGCGAAGACGTCGTCGCCGCGGAAGACGACTTCATCCCGTGGACCTGGGGTCAGGTCACGCTCGGCAGCGACGAGGGCGTGTACGGCATCCCGCAGGACTCCGGGCCCATGGCGCTCTTCTACCGATCCGACCTGTTCGAGGCCAATGGCATCGATGTTCCCACCACGTGGGAGGAGTACAAGGCCGCTGCGGTGAAGATCCGCGCAGCGGGCGGGTACATCACCAACTTCTCGACCGCCGACATCAACCAGTTCGCCGGATTCGTGTGGCAGAACAACGGCGGATGGTTCCAGAACGACGGCAAGGAGTGGACCGTCGACCTGACCGGTGACGCGACCACGCAGGTCGCCGACTACTGGCAGGAGCTCCTCGACGAGGACCTCGTCTCCACCTACCCGGCCTGGACCGAGGAGTGGAACAACGCGTACAACTCCGGCGAGGTCTGGTCGTGGAACTCGGCCGTCTGGGGCGCGAACTCCATCGCGAGCGGCGCACCCGACACCGCGGGCAAGTGGTCCGTGGCCGCATCCCCGCAGTGGGAGAAGGGCGGCACGAGCGCCGGCAACTGGGGCGGCTCCTCCGTCGCCGTGTTCAAGGGCAGCGACCACCTCTACGAGGCGTCGAAGTTCGCACTGTGGCTCAACACCTCGGATGAGGCGCTGACCGCGCTCAACAAGTCGGCGAACATCTACCCGGCGACCACCGACGGGCTGAACCTCGCCTCTCTCAAGGAGGGCGTCGACTTCTACGGCGGCCAGGCCATCTACGACGTGTTCGCCGAAGCGGCGTCGCAGGTCAACCCCGACTTCGTGTGGGGTCCGACCATGACGCAGACCTATGCCGACGTGTCGGACGGCTTCCAGAAGGCGGTCACCGGTCAGGGAACGCTGCTGGATTCGCTGAAGTCCGCACAGGATTCGACCATCTCGACGCTCGAGGCGCAGGCGATCCCCGTCGCCAAGTGA
- a CDS encoding carbohydrate ABC transporter permease: protein MSMLTLKRGATADDLTPRGPRESLISRGAAMLIMGVFTLYFLTPIWWLFIASTKDRGDLLTTAPLWFADWNLFENIHDLVTYDGGIYLRWILNSIGYAGLGALLATVFAGMCGYALAKYTFPGRELFFNVVLGGVLVPATALALPLFLLFSQVNLTNTFWAVLLPSIVSPFGVYLTRIFASASVPDELIEAGRLDGAGEVRTFFTISVRLMTPALITVFLFQFVTIWNNFFLPLIMLRSQELFPITYGLFAWNTQLNQIPELRTYVLVGSFLSIIPLIIAFLMLQRFWQSGLGNGSVK, encoded by the coding sequence ATGAGCATGCTGACTCTGAAGCGCGGTGCGACCGCCGACGACCTGACCCCTCGTGGGCCTCGCGAGAGCCTCATCTCCCGCGGCGCCGCGATGCTGATCATGGGTGTCTTCACCCTCTACTTCCTCACCCCGATCTGGTGGCTGTTCATCGCCTCCACGAAGGACCGCGGCGACCTGCTGACGACGGCCCCCCTGTGGTTCGCCGACTGGAACCTGTTCGAGAACATCCACGACCTCGTCACCTACGACGGCGGGATCTACCTGCGGTGGATCCTCAACAGCATCGGCTATGCCGGGCTCGGTGCCCTGCTCGCGACCGTGTTCGCCGGCATGTGCGGGTATGCACTGGCGAAGTACACCTTCCCCGGACGCGAACTGTTCTTCAACGTGGTGCTCGGCGGCGTGCTGGTGCCGGCCACGGCGCTCGCGCTTCCTCTCTTCCTCCTGTTCAGCCAGGTCAACCTGACCAACACCTTCTGGGCCGTGCTGCTCCCGAGCATCGTCAGCCCGTTCGGCGTTTACCTGACGCGCATCTTCGCCTCGGCATCCGTCCCCGACGAGCTGATCGAAGCCGGCCGCCTGGACGGCGCCGGCGAGGTGCGCACCTTCTTCACGATCTCGGTGCGGCTGATGACACCCGCACTGATCACGGTGTTCCTGTTCCAGTTCGTCACCATCTGGAACAACTTCTTCCTGCCGCTGATCATGCTGCGCAGCCAGGAGCTGTTCCCGATCACCTACGGACTGTTCGCCTGGAACACGCAGCTCAACCAGATCCCCGAGCTGCGCACGTACGTGCTCGTCGGCTCGTTCCTGTCGATCATCCCGCTGATCATCGCGTTCCTGATGCTGCAGCGCTTCTGGCAGAGCGGACTCGGCAACGGCTCCGTCAAGTGA